Proteins co-encoded in one Leptospira inadai serovar Lyme str. 10 genomic window:
- the nusA gene encoding transcription termination factor NusA: MAVKKKEAEGNLLEAIQQFCADKSLDREAVMGVIRDSLITAYKKKSGLDGLDDTENPIKVEFASNNEGDNVVIIVPRKVVDGEPKDGLEISLADAKVTHPEARIDEILEFKEKPMELSRIISSQAKQMVFQRLRDMEKELLYEEYKAKEGELTHGYFQRWKKDAMSIDLGKVEGVMPKREQNPGEKYHSGDRLKAIIQRVELRPREPIPVITLSRASADFVKKLFEMEIPEIYDGLVEIVNVARQPSIRTKVVVHATRGDIDPVGACVGMKGVRIQSIVRELGNERIDIVQYSSDPTEFIANAISPAKPFDVKVDTQGREAMVIVPEEQLSLAIGINGSNVKLASQLTGFRIDIKTIAQYNEEFSSPEARERLEKLFSPPTNEEEDDGATPLEDLPGLSARLIGLLRSAGINDVETLIEISQDDLAKLPGIGPTTATQILKILAESVEWVEEG; this comes from the coding sequence ATGGCAGTAAAGAAGAAAGAAGCCGAAGGCAATCTGTTGGAAGCAATTCAACAATTTTGCGCCGATAAATCCCTGGACCGGGAAGCGGTTATGGGAGTCATACGGGACTCTTTAATTACGGCCTATAAGAAAAAGTCGGGACTCGACGGTTTGGATGATACGGAAAATCCGATTAAGGTCGAATTCGCCTCGAATAACGAAGGCGATAACGTTGTCATCATTGTTCCACGGAAGGTCGTCGATGGAGAACCGAAAGACGGTTTGGAAATTTCTCTCGCGGACGCGAAAGTCACTCATCCGGAAGCCAGGATCGACGAAATATTAGAATTTAAAGAAAAGCCGATGGAGTTATCCAGAATTATCTCCAGTCAGGCAAAACAAATGGTCTTCCAACGTCTCCGAGATATGGAGAAAGAGCTTTTATACGAAGAATATAAAGCGAAGGAAGGAGAACTAACTCACGGTTATTTCCAACGTTGGAAAAAGGACGCTATGTCGATCGACCTCGGAAAAGTGGAAGGCGTCATGCCTAAACGGGAACAGAATCCCGGAGAAAAATACCACAGCGGCGACCGTTTAAAGGCGATCATTCAGAGAGTGGAATTAAGGCCTCGCGAGCCGATTCCCGTAATCACTCTTTCTAGAGCTTCCGCCGATTTTGTTAAGAAATTATTTGAAATGGAAATTCCCGAGATCTACGACGGCCTTGTGGAAATCGTCAACGTTGCAAGGCAGCCTTCCATACGAACAAAGGTAGTCGTCCATGCAACTCGCGGAGATATAGATCCTGTGGGCGCCTGCGTGGGAATGAAGGGTGTCCGGATTCAATCCATTGTGCGCGAGCTCGGAAATGAGAGAATCGATATCGTCCAGTATTCCAGCGACCCGACCGAGTTTATCGCAAACGCGATTTCTCCGGCCAAACCTTTCGATGTAAAGGTGGACACGCAAGGAAGAGAGGCAATGGTGATTGTTCCCGAAGAACAACTTTCTCTTGCAATCGGAATTAACGGGTCCAACGTAAAGTTAGCCTCCCAGTTGACGGGTTTCCGGATCGATATTAAAACGATTGCACAGTATAACGAAGAATTTTCCTCCCCGGAAGCGCGGGAGAGACTTGAGAAATTATTTAGTCCTCCTACCAACGAGGAGGAAGACGACGGCGCGACTCCCCTGGAAGATCTTCCCGGTCTTTCTGCTCGCCTAATCGGTCTTTTGCGGAGCGCCGGTATCAACGACGTAGAAACCTTGATCGAGATCAGTCAGGATGATTTGGCCAAACTCCCAGGGATTGGCCCGACTACCGCGACGCAAATTCTCAAAATTTTGGCCGAATCAGTGGAGTGGGTGGAAGAGGGTTAA
- the truB gene encoding tRNA pseudouridine(55) synthase TruB codes for MNPFDLRENPPTRTEIGFLLLDKPVGMTSSDLVMKAKKSLGLRKVGHTGTLDKAASGLMLLPIGSSTSFSSLFLTKEKEYIAEVQFGFSTDSGDREGLVLEDWEIGKIKAWLIENRPKLDVVLRNVPEWEEQTAPEISALKVGGKRRAQLFREGVEVPPSVRKIKIYEFEVRNFEESGLTIRTKVSGGTYIRKLVMDIGEACGLPMSLKSLTRTKVGKLTLEQADGFGCLESKTARIHPPEEILDIPTLEIPGTEVRDVFHGKKIKLEWIPAQEFLLTSPEGEILAWCKRDGLPGSLTYKYLKVFPKN; via the coding sequence ATGAATCCCTTCGACTTACGAGAAAACCCACCAACCCGAACTGAAATCGGATTCTTACTTCTGGACAAACCTGTAGGAATGACTTCCTCGGACTTGGTCATGAAGGCAAAGAAATCTCTAGGACTCCGGAAAGTAGGACATACCGGCACTCTGGATAAGGCGGCCTCGGGCTTGATGCTTCTTCCGATCGGCTCTTCTACTAGCTTCTCTTCCTTGTTCTTAACGAAAGAGAAGGAATACATCGCAGAAGTACAGTTCGGATTTTCCACCGATTCGGGTGACCGAGAAGGTTTAGTTTTGGAAGATTGGGAAATCGGGAAAATCAAAGCCTGGCTGATAGAGAATCGTCCTAAATTAGATGTGGTTTTGCGGAATGTTCCTGAGTGGGAAGAGCAGACTGCACCGGAGATCTCTGCCTTGAAGGTGGGAGGAAAAAGACGGGCCCAGTTATTTCGAGAGGGTGTGGAAGTCCCTCCGAGTGTTAGAAAGATTAAAATTTACGAATTCGAAGTTCGTAATTTTGAAGAGTCGGGACTCACGATTCGAACGAAGGTTTCGGGCGGCACGTACATTCGAAAGCTTGTGATGGATATCGGAGAGGCCTGTGGACTCCCGATGAGTCTCAAATCCTTGACTCGCACGAAGGTGGGAAAACTGACCTTGGAGCAGGCCGATGGTTTTGGCTGCCTAGAATCGAAAACCGCAAGAATCCATCCACCGGAAGAAATCCTGGATATTCCGACATTGGAAATTCCCGGAACCGAAGTAAGAGACGTTTTTCACGGGAAGAAGATCAAATTGGAATGGATTCCCGCTCAGGAGTTTCTACTTACTTCTCCGGAAGGGGAGATTCTGGCTTGGTGTAAACGGGACGGTTTGCCGGGTAGTTTAACTTATAAATATTTAAAGGTCTTCCCTAAAAATTAG
- the infB gene encoding translation initiation factor IF-2 — MEDKNKTIKEKLQGSADAGKKKKLVIKKKPDEKNSSPASGFRKETSGEQQAASRQSASGAGGGSNARQPSSSHPKEQQYSETRQDRSEPPTPRNQPLLDDDTSGKKSPFQREDNNIIVSRPNQRQTYSGPSSRDSSSDGQGGGGGYRGGQGGQGGGYQGGQGGGGGYRGGQGGQGGGYQGGQGGGGGYRGGQGGQGGGYQGGQGGGGGYRGGQGGQGGGGGYRGGQGGQGGGGGYRGGQGGGYQGGQGGGGGYRGGQGGQGGGYQGGQGGGGGYRGGQGGQGGGYQGGQGGAGGYRGGQGGPGGGGYRGGQGGPGGGGGYRGGQGGPGGGGYRGGQGGPGGGGGYRGGQGGPGGGGAGFRGPGGPGPGVAGPPGGEGRGVLGPSGKKRGGEKEKSGRSESSFGAENSKFFKQSYRKHKSGGPTGVSVPKEITILENVQVGELAKKMNLKPGDVIGKLMKMGMMVTINNIIDAETASILADEYGCKVKVVSLYEETLIGEEKDNPEDYIHRPPVVTIMGHVDHGKTRLLDTIRKSSVIDTESGGITQHIGAYQVKTPRGEITFLDTPGHEAFTSMRARGAKITDIVILVVAADDGVMPQTLEAVSHAKDAKVPIIVAINKVDLPTANPEKIMQELANHGLQSEEWGGDTMYCKISAKENIGIDKLLEAVLLQAEVLDLKANPKRRAKGTIVEAKLDPGRGAVATVLIQNGTLRVGDPFVAGVFSGRVRAMYDDYGHLIKEAGPAFPVQVTGLDGVPDAGAPFDSMADEKEARNISQHRIEFERIGNAGATGSKVTLENMNEFIKQGALKELKVIIKADVRGSAEAIKEALEKLSTPDVKLNVIQSGAGAIVDMDVMLASASNAIIVGFHVRANPKTIALAEKEGVQIKYYSIIYQVVDEIKMAMEGLLEPEKIEEVIGTAEIREVFKVSKIGNIAGCMVTSGKITKASGVRVISDGVIVFDGKLKSLRRFKDEVNEVLNNFECGIQLEGFNDFKVGDSIEAYTVTVIKRKLD, encoded by the coding sequence ATGGAAGATAAGAATAAGACAATCAAGGAAAAGCTCCAAGGTTCTGCCGATGCCGGTAAGAAGAAGAAGCTGGTAATTAAAAAGAAGCCGGACGAGAAAAACTCGTCTCCGGCCTCCGGTTTCAGGAAAGAAACCTCGGGCGAACAGCAAGCTGCTTCTAGACAATCCGCTTCCGGAGCCGGCGGCGGATCGAATGCAAGGCAGCCGTCTTCTTCCCATCCCAAAGAACAGCAATACTCAGAAACTAGACAGGATCGTTCGGAACCTCCTACTCCAAGGAACCAACCTTTGTTGGATGACGATACCTCTGGAAAAAAATCCCCATTCCAAAGAGAAGACAATAATATTATAGTATCTCGTCCGAATCAAAGACAGACATATTCCGGACCAAGTAGTAGGGATTCTTCTTCTGACGGCCAAGGTGGCGGCGGTGGATATCGCGGAGGCCAGGGAGGTCAGGGCGGAGGATACCAAGGCGGTCAAGGTGGCGGTGGTGGATATCGCGGAGGCCAGGGAGGCCAAGGCGGAGGATACCAAGGCGGTCAAGGTGGCGGTGGTGGATATCGCGGAGGCCAGGGAGGCCAAGGCGGAGGATACCAAGGCGGTCAAGGTGGCGGCGGTGGTTATCGCGGAGGCCAAGGCGGTCAAGGTGGCGGCGGTGGTTATCGCGGAGGCCAAGGCGGTCAAGGTGGCGGCGGCGGTTATCGTGGAGGTCAGGGCGGAGGATACCAAGGCGGTCAAGGTGGCGGTGGTGGATATCGCGGAGGCCAGGGAGGCCAAGGCGGAGGATACCAAGGCGGTCAAGGTGGCGGTGGTGGATATCGCGGAGGCCAGGGAGGTCAGGGCGGAGGATACCAAGGCGGTCAAGGTGGAGCTGGCGGTTATCGCGGAGGCCAGGGTGGCCCAGGCGGCGGTGGATATCGCGGGGGCCAGGGTGGTCCAGGTGGTGGCGGTGGTTATCGCGGAGGCCAGGGTGGCCCAGGCGGCGGTGGTTATCGCGGGGGCCAGGGTGGTCCAGGTGGCGGCGGAGGTTATCGCGGAGGCCAGGGTGGCCCAGGCGGCGGTGGCGCAGGTTTCCGCGGTCCAGGCGGACCCGGTCCCGGAGTTGCAGGTCCTCCCGGCGGAGAAGGCAGAGGTGTACTCGGACCTTCCGGAAAAAAAAGAGGCGGGGAGAAGGAAAAATCCGGCCGATCCGAATCCTCTTTTGGAGCGGAAAATTCAAAGTTTTTTAAACAATCCTATCGTAAGCATAAAAGCGGCGGACCTACCGGTGTTTCCGTTCCGAAAGAGATTACTATATTAGAAAATGTTCAAGTCGGCGAGCTTGCCAAGAAAATGAATCTTAAGCCCGGCGATGTGATCGGAAAACTCATGAAGATGGGAATGATGGTCACGATCAATAATATTATCGATGCGGAAACGGCATCGATTCTTGCGGATGAATACGGCTGCAAGGTCAAGGTAGTTTCTCTTTATGAGGAAACTTTAATCGGAGAGGAAAAAGATAATCCGGAAGATTATATCCATAGGCCCCCGGTCGTTACTATCATGGGCCACGTCGATCATGGTAAGACCAGGTTGCTGGATACGATCCGCAAATCCTCCGTCATTGATACCGAATCGGGTGGAATCACTCAGCATATCGGTGCGTACCAGGTCAAGACGCCGAGAGGGGAAATTACCTTCTTGGATACTCCGGGTCACGAAGCATTCACGTCTATGCGAGCCCGCGGTGCGAAAATTACGGATATCGTGATTCTGGTAGTCGCGGCAGACGACGGTGTAATGCCTCAAACATTGGAAGCGGTATCGCACGCGAAAGACGCGAAGGTTCCCATTATTGTCGCAATCAACAAAGTCGATCTTCCTACCGCAAATCCTGAGAAGATTATGCAAGAACTCGCCAATCACGGACTTCAATCGGAAGAGTGGGGCGGCGATACTATGTATTGTAAGATTTCCGCGAAAGAGAATATTGGAATCGATAAGCTTTTGGAAGCGGTGCTTCTTCAAGCGGAAGTTCTGGATCTCAAAGCGAATCCGAAACGTAGAGCGAAGGGCACGATTGTAGAAGCGAAATTGGATCCGGGGCGCGGTGCCGTAGCAACCGTCCTAATTCAAAACGGAACGCTCCGAGTGGGCGATCCGTTTGTCGCGGGAGTCTTTTCCGGACGAGTTCGAGCCATGTATGATGACTATGGACATTTGATCAAGGAAGCCGGACCGGCCTTCCCTGTTCAGGTAACCGGTTTGGACGGAGTTCCCGACGCGGGCGCTCCGTTCGATTCGATGGCGGATGAAAAAGAAGCCAGAAATATTTCCCAGCACAGAATCGAGTTCGAACGTATCGGTAACGCCGGAGCGACCGGTTCCAAAGTGACCTTGGAAAATATGAACGAGTTCATTAAACAAGGCGCATTAAAGGAACTGAAAGTTATCATCAAAGCGGACGTTCGCGGTTCTGCGGAAGCGATAAAAGAGGCCTTGGAAAAACTTTCCACTCCGGACGTGAAATTGAACGTGATTCAGTCCGGCGCAGGAGCCATCGTAGATATGGACGTTATGCTAGCTTCGGCTTCGAACGCTATCATAGTCGGATTCCATGTAAGGGCGAATCCGAAAACCATCGCATTGGCGGAAAAGGAAGGCGTTCAGATCAAATACTACAGCATCATTTATCAGGTTGTAGACGAGATCAAGATGGCTATGGAAGGACTTCTCGAACCGGAGAAGATCGAAGAAGTCATCGGAACCGCCGAGATTCGCGAGGTTTTCAAAGTATCGAAAATCGGAAATATCGCCGGCTGTATGGTTACTTCCGGAAAGATTACGAAAGCCTCCGGCGTTCGCGTGATCAGCGACGGGGTAATCGTTTTCGACGGAAAATTAAAATCATTGAGACGATTCAAAGACGAAGTAAACGAAGTTCTAAACAATTTTGAATGCGGTATTCAATTGGAAGGATTTAACGATTTCAAAGTCGGAGATTCGATCGAAGCGTATACAGTCACGGTGATCAAACGGAAGCTAGACTAA
- the rpsO gene encoding 30S ribosomal protein S15 — MITTEAKKQIISAFAKGSADTGSTEVQVALLDARIKGLNEHFKGHKKDFHSKTGLLKLVSKRKKLLEYLKRKDLDRYKKLIETLGLRK; from the coding sequence ATGATAACTACGGAAGCAAAGAAGCAAATTATATCCGCATTTGCAAAAGGAAGCGCAGACACTGGGTCCACCGAGGTTCAAGTTGCGCTTCTGGACGCCCGCATTAAGGGTTTAAACGAGCATTTTAAGGGTCACAAGAAGGATTTTCATTCTAAAACGGGCTTGCTTAAGCTCGTAAGCAAACGTAAGAAATTATTGGAATACCTAAAACGCAAAGATCTAGATCGTTACAAGAAGCTGATCGAAACTCTCGGACTACGTAAGTAA
- the rbfA gene encoding 30S ribosome-binding factor RbfA, producing the protein MNPIRKRKIEVETVRTVAMMILTGKVKDPRVHMVSVHRSELSDDARFLKVYVTSIVTDKKKEKLLAGLNSAAGKFAATLSTKLNLRMTPKISFVWDDEYIQGLDESLRLTRKPTNPN; encoded by the coding sequence TTGAACCCGATCCGTAAAAGGAAGATCGAAGTGGAGACGGTGAGAACCGTCGCCATGATGATTCTGACCGGAAAGGTGAAGGATCCGAGGGTGCATATGGTTTCCGTTCACCGTTCGGAGTTATCAGACGACGCTAGATTCTTGAAAGTGTACGTTACCTCTATCGTTACGGATAAAAAGAAGGAAAAACTGTTGGCGGGATTAAATAGCGCCGCAGGAAAATTTGCAGCGACTTTATCGACAAAGTTGAATCTTAGGATGACTCCGAAGATTTCCTTTGTATGGGATGACGAATACATCCAAGGCTTAGATGAATCCCTTCGACTTACGAGAAAACCCACCAACCCGAACTGA
- the rimP gene encoding ribosome maturation factor RimP, which translates to MYALMVSQRPNHTLIEVELDHLEHPYGSVSLLECEQVSRKLNEELERIFPDLNYTLKVSSAGAERKLVLPEDLDRFRGIPVRLVYRVEGESGEKEGIFRILDRQGDRFILEPFSKRKKGSGKKKEAFLELKDILKGNLYVSI; encoded by the coding sequence TTGTACGCACTCATGGTTAGCCAAAGGCCCAACCATACGCTGATCGAGGTAGAGTTGGATCACCTCGAACACCCGTACGGTTCCGTCAGCCTTCTGGAATGTGAGCAAGTTTCCAGAAAACTGAATGAAGAGTTGGAGCGGATCTTCCCGGATCTGAACTACACTCTTAAAGTTTCTTCTGCGGGAGCGGAACGGAAACTGGTGCTTCCTGAGGACCTGGATCGGTTCCGTGGAATTCCAGTGCGCCTCGTGTACCGGGTCGAAGGTGAGTCGGGTGAGAAAGAGGGGATCTTCAGGATCCTAGATAGGCAGGGTGACCGTTTTATTTTGGAACCGTTTTCCAAACGGAAGAAAGGAAGCGGGAAAAAAAAGGAAGCCTTCTTGGAATTGAAGGATATACTGAAAGGAAATTTGTACGTAAGTATTTGA
- a CDS encoding LIC_12708 family protein, protein MHLFKPNKNEKTILRFPFLFLIAIGVIHFACSKFRVDDYNPYLYGRIKLGKDIKELQVNIVNRVPTNVPNQIAIASGLMYIPDFEQSLVKAFTTEGELKFVIGNPKEKTLDKAKIYNVKLGRIGLVSVSRSDDVFIQSRISKDDVKQEKAPENIFAKKSGEFQTDAEEALPSVILKVNDSGKLVQTIYSDGVGGSTPFGYVERIEAGRNDLLFVFHRSNGEMRLSVFDETGKVKQRLDSNDFKDIVHSVSDGNTWYIDTILPHSEGEYALAAFSFYEAKSGRFKSRRIYRYDWEAKRVTPIKEIQDPSETLFWVLNDDNFFIWETEAEEGNSIRLQVHNDDGNHVNNIRLNYPPPRGLWRETWMDANDEIYSVRIRSGYLEVHKWK, encoded by the coding sequence ATGCATCTATTTAAACCCAATAAAAACGAAAAAACAATCCTACGTTTCCCTTTCCTGTTCCTCATTGCGATCGGGGTGATTCATTTTGCTTGTTCTAAATTCCGCGTGGATGATTACAACCCGTACCTTTACGGAAGAATAAAATTAGGAAAAGATATAAAAGAACTTCAAGTTAACATCGTCAATAGGGTTCCGACAAACGTACCGAACCAAATTGCGATCGCATCCGGCCTGATGTACATCCCTGATTTCGAACAATCTCTCGTAAAGGCATTCACGACCGAGGGCGAACTCAAGTTCGTAATCGGAAATCCCAAAGAAAAGACTTTGGATAAGGCAAAAATTTACAACGTCAAGTTGGGTCGGATCGGCCTCGTTTCGGTTTCCCGAAGCGATGATGTCTTCATTCAATCCCGAATATCAAAAGACGACGTAAAACAGGAAAAGGCCCCCGAAAATATTTTTGCGAAGAAATCGGGAGAATTTCAAACGGATGCGGAAGAAGCTCTACCTTCGGTCATTCTAAAGGTTAACGATTCGGGCAAATTAGTACAGACGATTTACTCGGATGGGGTCGGAGGATCGACGCCGTTCGGCTATGTGGAACGAATCGAAGCGGGTCGCAACGATTTACTTTTCGTCTTTCATCGCTCCAATGGAGAGATGCGCCTGAGCGTATTCGACGAGACGGGAAAAGTGAAACAAAGATTGGATTCCAACGATTTCAAGGACATCGTACATTCCGTATCGGATGGGAATACCTGGTATATCGACACGATTCTTCCTCATTCCGAAGGAGAATATGCGTTGGCGGCTTTTAGTTTCTATGAAGCGAAATCGGGACGATTTAAATCTCGCAGAATCTATCGCTACGATTGGGAAGCCAAGCGGGTCACACCGATCAAGGAAATACAGGATCCGTCCGAAACCCTCTTCTGGGTATTGAACGATGATAATTTTTTCATTTGGGAAACCGAAGCGGAGGAAGGAAACTCGATTCGACTTCAAGTCCACAACGACGACGGCAATCATGTGAACAATATCCGCCTCAACTATCCGCCCCCGCGAGGCCTGTGGAGGGAAACTTGGATGGATGCGAACGACGAAATCTATTCCGTCAGAATTCGCTCGGGTTATCTCGAAGTGCATAAATGGAAATGA
- the pnp gene encoding polyribonucleotide nucleotidyltransferase translates to MAKSITGQFGRDAITLETGDWAKQAHGSVVYKTGNLVLLATVCAADEPKEGQDFFPLTCEYSEKIYSVGRFPGGYFKRESKPYEHEVLNSRIIDRPIRPLFPEGYFCEVQLLVQVLSADTEVSTAGHALNAASAALSISNIPFNGPIAGARIGRINGELIINPTSKEIANSDLDLIVAGTKTHIVMIEGEAKELSNEEMLAALKFAQSHISKFVELQENWVKELAIAKKEVKLKQKDEALLTEVRKYAIDKLSAANRTSDKLSRSKEISNVNKEVVEYFKTTVTDAEKIKDIKNFLHELEYEIVREQVLQEGVRFDGRKLDEIRNISVEMSPLPGVHGSAVFTRGQTQSLGTVTLGTASDNQRYETLEGQKEKNFMLHYNFPAFSVGEVRRSSGPGRREIGHGNLAERALKLVLPKLDDFPYVIRVVSEILESNGSSSMASVCSGSLALMAAGVPIKSSVSGIAMGLFSDDKGRFAVLSDIAGLEDHFGDMDCKIAGTRKGITAFQMDLKVTGVAFDVLESVFNQAQKARFHILDIMEKHISKAEATVSRKAPRIIIKHIPKDRIGELIGPGGKNIRAIIEASGADINIDDDGRVTIAGADMESAEKAAGMVEGFFAEVEVGKIYEGKVKRITDFGAFVEILPGKEGLCHISKLDSKRVNSVKDVVREGEIIKVRVLNVDKTGKIDLSRRDALEV, encoded by the coding sequence ATGGCAAAATCGATTACCGGCCAATTCGGTCGGGATGCAATTACTCTCGAAACGGGAGACTGGGCAAAGCAGGCTCATGGATCCGTCGTTTATAAGACCGGAAATTTAGTTCTTCTTGCGACCGTCTGCGCTGCCGACGAGCCGAAAGAAGGCCAGGATTTTTTCCCTTTAACCTGCGAATATTCCGAAAAGATCTATTCAGTCGGACGCTTTCCCGGGGGATATTTTAAGCGGGAATCGAAACCGTACGAGCACGAAGTACTTAATTCTAGAATCATAGATCGTCCGATCCGTCCTCTCTTTCCGGAGGGATATTTTTGCGAAGTTCAGCTATTAGTTCAGGTGTTGTCCGCAGATACGGAAGTTTCGACTGCCGGGCATGCCTTGAATGCCGCGTCTGCCGCTCTTTCTATTTCCAATATTCCGTTTAACGGTCCGATTGCCGGAGCTCGTATCGGTAGAATTAACGGCGAGCTAATCATCAATCCTACAAGCAAGGAAATCGCAAATTCCGATTTGGATTTGATCGTAGCCGGAACGAAAACTCATATCGTAATGATCGAAGGCGAAGCGAAAGAACTTTCCAACGAGGAAATGTTAGCCGCTTTGAAATTTGCGCAATCCCATATCTCTAAGTTCGTGGAGCTTCAAGAAAACTGGGTCAAGGAATTGGCGATAGCCAAGAAAGAAGTCAAGCTCAAACAAAAAGACGAAGCCTTACTGACCGAAGTACGCAAGTATGCGATCGATAAACTCTCCGCAGCGAACCGTACTTCGGATAAATTATCCCGCTCCAAAGAAATTTCCAACGTCAACAAGGAAGTGGTCGAGTACTTTAAGACGACCGTTACCGACGCGGAAAAAATCAAAGATATTAAAAATTTCTTACATGAACTCGAGTATGAGATCGTTCGCGAACAAGTCTTACAGGAGGGTGTTCGCTTTGACGGTCGTAAGCTGGACGAGATCAGGAACATTAGTGTAGAGATGAGCCCTCTCCCTGGCGTACACGGATCCGCCGTGTTTACCCGCGGACAGACTCAGTCTTTAGGGACTGTGACGTTAGGGACCGCTTCCGATAACCAACGATATGAAACGTTGGAAGGGCAGAAGGAAAAGAACTTCATGCTGCACTATAATTTCCCTGCGTTTTCCGTCGGAGAAGTAAGAAGATCATCCGGTCCGGGCAGGAGAGAAATCGGGCATGGAAATTTGGCTGAAAGGGCGCTCAAACTCGTACTGCCAAAACTGGATGATTTTCCGTATGTGATCCGAGTGGTTTCGGAAATTTTGGAATCAAACGGTTCTTCCTCTATGGCTTCGGTTTGTTCCGGTTCCCTCGCCTTAATGGCTGCGGGAGTTCCTATTAAATCCTCCGTTTCGGGAATTGCAATGGGACTTTTCTCGGACGATAAGGGGCGCTTTGCGGTTCTTTCTGATATCGCCGGTCTGGAAGATCATTTCGGAGATATGGACTGTAAAATCGCCGGAACGCGAAAAGGAATCACCGCTTTTCAAATGGACTTAAAAGTTACGGGAGTTGCGTTCGACGTTCTCGAGTCGGTTTTTAACCAAGCCCAAAAGGCTCGCTTTCATATCTTGGATATTATGGAAAAACATATTTCCAAGGCCGAGGCCACCGTTTCTAGGAAAGCTCCTCGTATCATCATCAAACATATTCCGAAAGATCGGATCGGTGAGTTGATCGGTCCGGGCGGTAAGAATATAAGGGCAATCATCGAAGCTTCCGGTGCGGATATCAATATCGACGACGATGGTCGAGTAACGATTGCAGGAGCCGATATGGAATCCGCGGAAAAGGCTGCCGGAATGGTCGAAGGCTTTTTTGCGGAAGTCGAAGTCGGAAAGATTTACGAAGGAAAAGTGAAGAGAATCACGGACTTCGGGGCCTTTGTCGAAATTCTACCGGGTAAAGAAGGTCTTTGCCACATCTCCAAATTGGATTCCAAACGAGTGAATTCGGTTAAGGACGTCGTGCGCGAAGGCGAAATCATTAAGGTCCGAGTTCTGAACGTAGATAAGACCGGTAAAATCGATCTTTCTCGTAGAGACGCACTCGAAGTTTAA